The Spirosoma radiotolerans genome has a window encoding:
- a CDS encoding glycoside hydrolase family 43 protein, which yields MKPFVHLLFFFAALGVYAVKAQSMQRTASDKATFSNPLPVQFGDPYVLFTKGKYYMYGTGGADKGFAAYSSTDMVNWKKEGQVFFHDNKNGWSDPNTSWDGAYWAPEVYEVRGKYYLFYSAQWKVNPTHEKENFRIGVAVADKPTGPFVDLTNQPVFDPGYPIIDANVFFDTNGKAYLYYSRCCYKHPVKSDVSDLALKNGWYKEIEESWVYGVELKADFSGVIGQPVLLLRPPVKLSDKQAQWESQSVMAREANRRWTEGSVTFRKDNVYYIMYSANNFGGRHYAIGYATSSSPLGPFKKSADNPILEKNVDKGGIVTGTGHNSIAYSPDGKEMFCVYHGRTAKTGDERVVFIDRMQVKDGKITISGPTTTPQKLPSGIPTSGSE from the coding sequence ATGAAACCATTTGTGCACCTACTGTTCTTTTTCGCGGCCCTGGGCGTGTACGCTGTCAAGGCTCAATCCATGCAACGCACTGCCAGCGATAAAGCTACCTTTTCCAACCCTTTACCTGTTCAGTTCGGCGACCCATACGTTTTGTTTACCAAAGGCAAGTACTACATGTATGGCACTGGGGGCGCCGACAAGGGATTTGCCGCGTATTCGTCCACAGACATGGTCAACTGGAAAAAAGAGGGCCAGGTGTTTTTTCATGACAACAAAAATGGCTGGAGCGACCCCAACACCAGCTGGGATGGAGCCTATTGGGCACCCGAAGTATACGAAGTGCGGGGCAAATATTACCTGTTCTATAGTGCCCAGTGGAAAGTAAACCCGACGCACGAAAAGGAAAATTTCCGCATTGGCGTGGCCGTTGCCGACAAACCAACCGGTCCCTTCGTTGACCTGACCAACCAGCCTGTCTTTGACCCTGGCTACCCGATCATTGATGCCAATGTGTTTTTTGATACCAATGGCAAAGCTTATTTATACTATTCGCGTTGCTGCTACAAACATCCCGTTAAAAGCGACGTATCCGATCTGGCGCTCAAAAACGGTTGGTACAAGGAAATTGAAGAAAGCTGGGTGTATGGCGTCGAGCTTAAAGCTGATTTTTCCGGTGTCATCGGCCAACCCGTTTTACTGTTGCGGCCACCGGTCAAGCTCAGTGACAAACAGGCCCAATGGGAAAGCCAATCCGTGATGGCCCGTGAAGCAAACCGCCGTTGGACAGAGGGTTCCGTTACCTTCAGGAAAGACAATGTGTATTACATCATGTACTCAGCCAATAATTTTGGGGGTCGTCATTATGCCATTGGTTACGCTACTTCTTCCTCTCCTCTGGGTCCATTTAAAAAGTCGGCCGACAATCCGATTCTGGAGAAGAACGTCGATAAAGGAGGTATCGTAACAGGAACCGGACACAACAGCATCGCTTACTCACCGGATGGCAAAGAGATGTTCTGCGTTTACCACGGCCGGACGGCCAAAACGGGCGATGAGCGGGTCGTATTTATTGACCGTATGCAAGTGAAAGACGGCAAAATAACCATTTCTGGTCCAACGACTACGCCACAAAAACTCCCTTCGGGCATACCAACGTCAGGCAGTGAATAA
- a CDS encoding bifunctional alpha,alpha-trehalose-phosphate synthase (UDP-forming)/trehalose-phosphatase produces MKNNRLVIISYRLPFSIKTKNRTTTVTSSSGGLVTAIKSLELGTASQKPLWIGCADFTQRTWDNHKHEVNDDFEYVPVFLDKATNKGFYNGFSNSVLWPLFHYFPSYVDYHDEAFKAYQAANQTVCEKVVELLQPNDMVWVHDYHFLALPQLIREQAPEATIGFFLHIPFPSNELLRLLTRQCRTYLLKGLLGADLIGFHTNDYLVHFLESIQLNLGLSHSLAKIPYQDRFVQGQAFPIGINYDLYHNAFDQPDVATERDELKATYAGKIIFSVDRLDYTKGVMQRLDALEAFLEAHPDWKGNLVFILVVIPSRDEIQTYGERKQMIEQAVGRINGKFATLTWVPIVYRYASLRFSQLLALYTACDVAMITPLRDGMNLVAKEFIASRQDEQGVLLLSELTGAANELGESLLVNPLDEYEVAEQMLVALTMPPDEQQRRMRVMQQRVREYDVKQWANDFFDRLLATRQGKRLGHSRSLRGAGKHKLLEVYEKAQSRLLLLDYDGTLADFTNTPEQAAPSAALLDLLSELAALPNNKVVVISGRDHDTLDRWLDGLPIDIVAEHGTYLRQEGVWRSSVLDDDTWKETVRPFMADFCSRCAGSFVEEKSHSLVWHYRNVGEEIAFDRSREMITTLEVLLPYQLRVLDGNKVVEVKNADTDKGRMARQLALAYPYEFVLAIGDDRTDEDMFSALAGPEHHTIKVGQGATAARYRLESVPQVLALLREFVNPHQPLKAAELP; encoded by the coding sequence ATGAAGAACAATCGCCTTGTCATTATCTCGTATCGTTTGCCCTTTTCAATAAAAACCAAGAATAGAACAACAACGGTTACGTCGTCGTCGGGAGGCCTGGTAACGGCCATTAAATCGCTGGAGTTAGGCACGGCTTCGCAAAAACCGCTCTGGATTGGCTGCGCTGATTTTACCCAACGGACATGGGATAATCACAAACACGAGGTCAATGACGATTTCGAATATGTGCCGGTATTTCTGGACAAAGCCACGAATAAAGGCTTTTACAACGGCTTCTCGAACTCGGTGCTCTGGCCGCTTTTCCACTACTTCCCGTCGTACGTGGATTACCACGATGAAGCCTTCAAAGCGTATCAGGCGGCCAATCAAACCGTTTGCGAGAAAGTCGTCGAGCTGCTGCAGCCCAACGACATGGTCTGGGTACACGATTACCATTTTTTAGCACTGCCCCAACTGATTCGCGAACAGGCCCCCGAGGCAACCATTGGTTTTTTCCTGCATATTCCGTTTCCATCCAACGAGTTGCTACGGCTGTTGACCAGGCAATGCCGAACGTATTTATTGAAGGGTCTTCTGGGCGCTGACCTGATCGGTTTCCATACCAACGATTACCTGGTTCATTTTCTGGAGTCGATACAGCTCAACCTCGGCCTGTCGCACAGCCTGGCAAAAATCCCGTATCAGGACCGGTTTGTGCAGGGGCAGGCCTTTCCCATTGGTATCAATTACGACCTTTACCACAATGCTTTCGACCAGCCTGATGTAGCAACCGAACGCGATGAACTGAAAGCCACCTATGCGGGCAAGATTATTTTTTCGGTCGATAGGCTGGATTATACCAAAGGTGTTATGCAACGCCTGGATGCCCTGGAAGCTTTTCTGGAAGCGCATCCCGACTGGAAAGGAAACCTGGTGTTTATTCTGGTCGTGATTCCGTCACGGGATGAGATTCAGACCTACGGCGAGCGGAAACAGATGATCGAACAGGCCGTCGGGCGCATCAACGGAAAGTTTGCCACCCTGACCTGGGTACCTATCGTGTACCGGTATGCGTCGCTCCGTTTTTCGCAATTGCTCGCGCTCTATACCGCCTGCGACGTGGCCATGATCACGCCCTTGCGGGACGGCATGAACCTGGTGGCAAAAGAGTTTATTGCATCGCGTCAGGATGAGCAGGGCGTGCTGTTGCTTAGCGAACTGACAGGCGCAGCCAATGAACTGGGAGAATCTCTGCTGGTGAATCCGCTGGATGAATACGAAGTGGCAGAACAGATGCTGGTGGCGCTGACCATGCCGCCCGACGAACAACAGCGCCGGATGCGGGTCATGCAGCAACGCGTTCGGGAATACGATGTTAAGCAGTGGGCCAATGACTTTTTCGATCGGTTGCTCGCCACCCGGCAAGGCAAGCGGTTGGGTCATAGCCGGAGCCTGCGGGGCGCTGGAAAACACAAACTGCTGGAGGTCTATGAAAAAGCCCAGTCACGGCTACTCCTGCTGGATTATGACGGTACACTCGCCGACTTCACCAATACGCCCGAACAGGCAGCGCCCTCGGCAGCCCTTCTCGACCTGCTAAGCGAGTTAGCAGCCCTTCCCAACAACAAGGTCGTGGTGATCAGCGGACGCGATCATGACACCCTCGACCGCTGGCTGGATGGCCTGCCTATTGATATTGTGGCCGAACACGGCACCTACCTCCGGCAGGAAGGTGTCTGGCGAAGCTCGGTACTGGACGATGATACCTGGAAAGAGACGGTACGGCCCTTTATGGCTGATTTCTGTAGCCGCTGTGCTGGTTCATTCGTCGAAGAAAAGAGCCACTCGCTGGTCTGGCATTACCGAAATGTTGGCGAAGAAATTGCGTTCGACCGGTCACGGGAAATGATCACTACGCTCGAAGTACTTCTGCCCTATCAACTCCGCGTCCTCGATGGCAATAAAGTTGTCGAAGTTAAAAATGCGGATACGGACAAAGGCCGCATGGCCAGGCAGTTGGCCCTGGCTTACCCCTATGAATTTGTCCTGGCTATTGGCGACGACCGTACCGACGAAGACATGTTCTCGGCGCTGGCAGGTCCCGAACACCACACCATCAAGGTGGGCCAGGGCGCAACCGCGGCCCGATACCGACTCGAATCCGTGCCACAGGTGCTGGCGTTGTTGCGGGAGTTTGTCAACCCTCACCAGCCTCTAAAGGCGGCTGAACTGCCGTAG
- a CDS encoding response regulator, translating to MKTQLQSVLYPIIFIADDQLDDQYLYRQAFGEACPTAVLYFFTQKAQLLDALRGGVYPEPSLLIMDWHMALRKGYAALTILAQTPVWQTIPVVIMATKQRPVDETKCQQLGYELVLSKETQYDRLVKQLSGLMHALV from the coding sequence ATGAAAACGCAACTTCAATCCGTCCTTTACCCAATTATATTTATTGCCGATGACCAGCTCGACGACCAATACCTGTATCGGCAGGCATTCGGTGAGGCCTGCCCAACGGCGGTTCTCTATTTCTTTACGCAAAAAGCGCAGTTACTGGACGCCCTGCGTGGGGGCGTTTACCCGGAGCCATCATTGCTGATTATGGATTGGCATATGGCCCTCCGAAAAGGCTACGCTGCCTTGACCATATTGGCTCAGACACCCGTCTGGCAGACCATTCCGGTGGTCATTATGGCCACAAAACAAAGGCCCGTCGATGAAACCAAGTGCCAGCAATTAGGCTATGAACTGGTTCTTTCCAAGGAAACACAATACGACAGACTGGTCAAGCAACTGTCAGGTCTGATGCACGCCCTTGTCTAA
- a CDS encoding alpha/beta hydrolase, producing MTTRKKEVSIVLESVRQQGVVNGVEDLVLQTNVGNIKARYHEAKGAKAAVVWVGGASGGLDGPAGGLYPRLAAQLTEYPIASLRLHYRFPSNLENCVMDTLVGLTYLRLQRGHERVALVGHSFGGAVVINAGVLTTNVVAVAALSSQTYGTGLVDELSPRPLLLMHGTADEILPDRCSQQIYERANEPKEIRLYEGCRHGLDECRQQIDNDLLNWLSDKLQ from the coding sequence ATGACAACAAGAAAAAAGGAAGTAAGTATCGTCCTGGAGTCCGTTCGTCAGCAGGGTGTCGTGAATGGTGTAGAAGACCTGGTTTTACAAACCAACGTCGGTAACATAAAAGCCCGTTATCACGAGGCTAAAGGAGCCAAAGCCGCGGTGGTTTGGGTAGGCGGGGCCAGCGGTGGATTAGATGGACCGGCTGGCGGCTTATACCCACGACTGGCCGCCCAACTGACCGAGTACCCCATTGCGTCGCTGCGGCTTCATTATCGATTTCCGAGTAATCTGGAAAACTGCGTGATGGATACACTGGTTGGGCTTACCTACCTGCGGCTCCAGCGGGGCCACGAACGGGTGGCGCTGGTTGGCCACTCGTTTGGCGGGGCAGTAGTCATTAATGCCGGTGTGCTGACGACAAACGTAGTGGCTGTGGCTGCCCTCAGCAGCCAGACGTATGGTACGGGTCTGGTTGACGAATTGAGCCCCCGGCCGTTGCTGTTGATGCACGGCACCGCCGACGAAATTCTGCCCGACCGCTGTTCGCAGCAGATTTACGAACGAGCCAACGAACCCAAAGAAATTCGTCTTTACGAAGGCTGCCGTCACGGGCTTGATGAATGTCGCCAGCAAATAGATAATGACCTACTGAACTGGTTATCGGATAAATTACAGTAA